In Methanomassiliicoccales archaeon, one genomic interval encodes:
- a CDS encoding translation initiation factor IF-2 subunit beta produces the protein MADDDYLSLLDRAKGQLPETIEKHERFTVPEPDIFQEGKTTVIKNWGDITDALRREPEHLLQYLLRELGTPGTIEGRRVVFKARLAPAQIAERINSYTDTFVLCSECGRPDTHIVKEGRILILECEACGAHRPVNVRKQAKAPEKEGLREGNIYEFMIEDVGKKGDGVARMDKYIIYIPGTIKGARVKAKVTKVSGNVGFANVSQEPVTR, from the coding sequence ATGGCTGATGACGATTACCTATCACTCCTGGACCGGGCCAAAGGTCAATTGCCCGAGACCATCGAAAAGCACGAGCGTTTCACCGTGCCAGAGCCCGACATCTTCCAGGAAGGGAAGACCACGGTCATCAAGAACTGGGGCGACATCACCGACGCCCTGAGGCGTGAACCGGAACACCTTCTCCAGTATCTGCTGCGCGAACTCGGTACACCGGGAACGATCGAGGGCAGAAGGGTCGTCTTCAAGGCCAGGCTCGCCCCCGCGCAGATCGCGGAACGGATCAACAGCTATACCGACACGTTCGTACTGTGTTCCGAATGCGGAAGGCCGGACACACATATCGTCAAGGAGGGAAGGATCCTGATCCTGGAGTGCGAGGCATGCGGCGCCCACAGACCTGTGAACGTTAGAAAGCAGGCCAAGGCCCCGGAGAAGGAAGGGCTGCGGGAAGGCAACATCTACGAGTTCATGATCGAGGATGTCGGCAAGAAGGGGGACGGCGTGGCCAGGATGGACAAGTACATCATCTATATCCCAGGCACCATCAAGGGAGCCAGGGTCAAGGCCAAGGTCACCAAGGTCTCCGGCAATGTAGGTTTCGCCAACGTTTCCCAGGAACCGGTCACCAGGTGA